A genomic window from Zalophus californianus isolate mZalCal1 chromosome 13, mZalCal1.pri.v2, whole genome shotgun sequence includes:
- the FOXB2 gene encoding forkhead box protein B2: MPRPGKSSYSDQKPPYSYISLTAMAIQHSAEKMLPLSDIYKFIMERFPYYREHTQRWQNSLRHNLSFNDCFIKIPRRPDQPGKGSFWALHPDCGDMFENGSFLRRRKRFKVLRAEHTHLHAGSTKGAPGAGPGGHLHPHHPHHPHHHHPHHHHAAAHHHHHHHHHPPQPPPPPPPPPHMVHYFHQQSPPAPQPPPHLSSQPPQQPPQQSQPQPPSHPGKMQEAAAVAAAAAAAAAAAVGSVGRLSQFPPYGLGSAAAAAAAAAASTSGFKHPFAIENIISRDYKGVLQAGGLPLASVMHHLGYPVPGQLGNVVSSVWPHVGVMDSVAAAAAAAAAAGVPVGPEYGAFGVPVKALCHSASQSLPAVPVPIKPTPSLPPVAPLPPTLTVPAAAQQPPASSTVCPATAASPAASLLEPTAPNAAESKGSSLHSVLVHS, from the coding sequence ATGCCGCGGCCGGGGAAGAGCTCGTACAGCGACCAAAAGCCGCCCTACTCGTACATCTCGCTAACCGCCATGGCCATCCAGCACTCGGCGGAGAAGATGCTGCCGCTGAGTGACATCTACAAGTTCATCATGGAGCGCTTCCCCTACTACCGGGAGCACACGCAGCGTTGGCAGAACAGCCTGCGCCACAACCTCTCCTTCAACGACTGCTTCATCAAGATCCCGCGGCGGCCGGACCAGCCCGGCAAGGGCAGCTTCTGGGCGCTGCATCCCGACTGCGGCGACATGTTCGAGAACGGCAGCTTCCTGCGGCGCCGAAAGCGCTTCAAGGTGCTGCGCGCGGAACACACTCACCTGCACGCGGGAAGCACCAAGGGCGCGCCGGGTGCCGGGCCCGGAGGGCACCTTCACCCCCACCACCCGCACCACccgcaccaccaccacccccaccaccaccacgcgGCCgcgcaccaccaccaccaccaccaccaccacccgccccagccgccgccgcccccgccgccgccgccgcacaTGGTGCATTATTTCCATCAGCAGTCTCCTCCCGccccgcagccgccgccgcacCTCTCGTCGCAGCCCCCGCAGCAGCCGCCCCAGCAGTCGCAGCCTCAGCCGCCGTCCCACCCGGGCAAGATGCaggaggcggcggcggtggcggcggcggcggcggcagcggcggcggcggccgtgGGCAGCGTGGGGCGCCTGTCGCAGTTCCCGCCCTACGGGTTGGGCTCAGCGGCCGCTgccgcagcagcagcagcggcgtCCACGTCGGGCTTCAAGCACCCGTTCGCCATCGAGAACATCATCAGCCGGGACTACAAGGGTGTGCTGCAGGCCGGCGGGCTGCCCTTGGCGTCCGTCATGCACCACCTGGGTTACCCCGTGCCCGGCCAGCTTGGCAACGTCGTCAGCTCCGTGTGGCCGCACGTGGGCGTCATGGATTCggtggccgccgccgccgccgccgccgccgcggcggGGGTCCCCGTGGGCCCGGAGTACGGGGCCTTCGGGGTGCCGGTCAAGGCCCTGTGCCACTCGGCAAGCCAGAGCCTGCCTGCGGTGCCGGTGCCCATCAAGCCCACCCCCTCGCTGCCGCCGGTGGCCCCGCTGCCTCCGACTCTCACTGTCCCTGCGGCCGCGCAACAGCCGCCGGCGTCGTCCACCGTGTGCCCTGCGACTGCGGCCTCGCCTGCCGCCTCCCTGCTGGAGCCCACCGCCCCGAATGCGGCCGAGAGCAAGGGCAGCTCCCTGCACTCGGTGCTAGTGCACTCCTAG